A single region of the Alkalibacter saccharofermentans DSM 14828 genome encodes:
- the secY gene encoding preprotein translocase subunit SecY produces MLSTLRDAWRIPDLRKKIIFTLLMLFIYRLGSFISVPYIDTAILAQYIQDGGMLGFYDIFAGGNFSNFTIFAMSITPYINASIIMNLLTFAIPALERLSKEGEDGRKKLAQYTRYLTVVLALVQALGMTLTFQQIMTERTWFTITLAILTVTAGTAFLMWLGEQITENGIGNGISLIIFVSIISRLPFALKGLWEYVQVGTLNIFSLVLFFLFALLVIVFVIAVQEGQRRIPVQYSKRVVGRKMYGGQSTHIPLKVNMSGVIPVIFASSITMFPATLANFFPNSGVANWIVRYFGWGTTVTTILYISLIIAFTFFYTAITFNPIDIANNLKKNGGFIPGIRPGRPTTDYINKSVTKLTLFGGIFLAAVATVPIILGNVMNVNLQFGGTSLLIVVGVAIESIKQLESQMMMRHYNGFLK; encoded by the coding sequence ATGCTCTCTACCTTACGGGATGCATGGAGAATACCCGATTTAAGAAAAAAAATCATTTTCACATTATTGATGCTTTTTATTTATCGATTAGGTAGCTTCATATCGGTTCCCTATATTGATACAGCCATATTGGCTCAATATATACAAGATGGAGGCATGTTGGGTTTCTACGACATATTTGCAGGAGGAAACTTCAGCAATTTTACCATTTTTGCAATGAGCATCACCCCATATATCAACGCTTCGATCATTATGAATCTTTTGACATTTGCCATACCGGCACTTGAAAGACTCTCAAAAGAAGGTGAAGATGGACGAAAAAAACTGGCCCAGTATACCAGGTATCTAACGGTGGTATTGGCCTTGGTTCAAGCCTTGGGAATGACGCTTACATTCCAGCAGATCATGACCGAGAGAACTTGGTTTACTATAACCTTGGCAATCCTGACTGTAACAGCGGGAACGGCGTTTTTGATGTGGCTAGGTGAGCAGATAACGGAAAACGGAATTGGAAATGGCATTTCGTTGATAATATTTGTCAGCATTATCTCAAGATTGCCTTTCGCATTGAAAGGTCTTTGGGAGTACGTCCAGGTAGGAACTTTGAATATATTCAGCCTGGTGCTGTTCTTCCTCTTTGCACTGTTGGTTATAGTATTTGTAATAGCCGTACAGGAAGGTCAAAGAAGGATTCCGGTGCAATACTCAAAAAGAGTCGTCGGAAGAAAAATGTACGGTGGACAAAGCACCCACATACCTTTGAAGGTAAACATGTCGGGAGTTATCCCGGTTATATTTGCCAGCTCAATTACGATGTTCCCGGCGACACTGGCAAACTTTTTCCCGAATTCAGGAGTAGCTAACTGGATAGTGAGATACTTCGGATGGGGAACTACAGTAACGACGATTTTATACATCTCTTTGATAATAGCATTTACATTCTTTTACACAGCGATTACCTTCAACCCTATTGATATTGCCAACAATTTAAAGAAAAACGGCGGTTTCATACCGGGGATAAGACCTGGAAGGCCTACTACAGACTACATAAACAAGTCTGTCACCAAACTCACTTTGTTTGGAGGTATTTTCCTTGCGGCAGTTGCTACGGTTCCCATTATTTTGGGTAATGTTATGAATGTAAACCTTCAGTTCGGCGGAACCAGTCTACTGATAGTAGTTGGTGTTGCCATCGAATCCATAAAACAGTTGGAGTCTCAGATGATGATGAGACACTACAACGGATTTTTGAAGTAA
- a CDS encoding adenylate kinase → MRIILLGPPGAGKGTQAANIVEAYKIPHISTGDIFRKNLKENTPLGLKAKEFMDKGLLVPDELVVDLVKDRLLEKDCEEGFMLDGFPRTVFQAEALEKELGSMKIELDAVLNIEVDQDLLLQRITGRRICKSCGATYHVSFNPAKKEGVCDLCEGELYQRADDVEETVSKRLQVYNEQTQPLIEYYKGRGLLVDINGQQDIDRVFEDIKKALQGAKE, encoded by the coding sequence TTGAGAATAATCTTATTAGGACCTCCGGGTGCTGGAAAGGGAACTCAGGCTGCAAACATAGTTGAGGCTTACAAGATTCCCCATATATCCACCGGAGATATATTCAGAAAAAACTTGAAGGAAAACACGCCATTAGGCCTGAAAGCCAAAGAGTTTATGGATAAAGGCTTATTGGTGCCTGATGAACTCGTAGTGGATCTGGTAAAAGACAGATTGCTTGAGAAAGACTGCGAAGAAGGGTTCATGTTGGATGGTTTCCCAAGAACAGTTTTCCAGGCCGAAGCTTTGGAAAAAGAGCTTGGGAGCATGAAAATCGAACTGGACGCCGTATTAAACATCGAAGTGGATCAAGATTTGCTGCTTCAAAGAATAACGGGCAGAAGAATCTGCAAGTCATGTGGTGCTACATATCACGTTAGCTTCAATCCTGCGAAAAAAGAGGGCGTTTGCGATCTGTGCGAAGGCGAACTTTATCAAAGGGCAGACGACGTTGAGGAAACAGTGTCCAAAAGACTGCAGGTTTATAACGAGCAAACGCAACCTTTGATTGAGTATTACAAGGGAAGAGGTTTGTTGGTGGATATAAATGGTCAGCAAGATATTGACCGAGTTTTTGAAGACATTAAGAAAGCTCTTCAGGGAGCAAAAGAATGA
- the map gene encoding type I methionyl aminopeptidase, which translates to MIIVKSPEEIQLMKKAGKIVAGVHREMAKHIKPGITTMELDRLAEEFILRAGAKPAFKGYHGFPASICTSINEQVVHGIPSERVLQEGDIISVDVGAILNGFYGDSAKTYGVGSISEEAKKLISVTRQSFYDGIEYAVKGNRLSDISSRIQKTVEENGFSVVVDYVGHGIGRDMHEDPPVPNFGIPNRGPRLAPGMALAIEPMVNVGTYKVKTLEDNWTVVTLDGKYSAHYEHTIAISPEGPPEILTIE; encoded by the coding sequence ATGATCATCGTAAAGTCACCGGAAGAAATTCAGTTGATGAAAAAAGCGGGTAAGATTGTAGCAGGAGTTCATAGAGAGATGGCAAAGCACATCAAACCTGGAATCACTACAATGGAACTGGACAGGCTGGCAGAAGAGTTTATACTTAGGGCCGGGGCCAAACCTGCGTTCAAGGGTTATCATGGATTTCCTGCATCCATCTGCACATCCATTAATGAACAGGTTGTTCATGGAATACCGTCGGAGAGGGTTTTGCAGGAAGGGGACATTATCAGCGTCGACGTAGGAGCCATATTAAATGGTTTCTATGGTGACAGCGCTAAAACTTATGGAGTAGGTTCCATAAGCGAAGAGGCCAAGAAGCTGATAAGCGTCACCAGACAAAGCTTCTACGATGGCATTGAATATGCAGTAAAAGGCAACAGATTATCTGACATATCAAGCCGAATACAAAAGACCGTTGAAGAGAACGGGTTTTCAGTAGTTGTAGATTACGTTGGACACGGTATAGGAAGGGATATGCACGAAGATCCCCCCGTACCCAATTTTGGAATTCCAAACAGAGGTCCGAGGCTTGCGCCGGGAATGGCTCTTGCCATAGAACCCATGGTAAATGTGGGCACGTACAAGGTAAAGACTCTTGAGGATAATTGGACGGTGGTTACGCTGGATGGAAAGTACTCAGCTCATTATGAGCATACGATTGCCATAAGCCCAGAAGGGCCGCCGGAAATTCTTACAATAGAGTAG
- a CDS encoding KOW domain-containing RNA-binding protein gives MEEENLKLGQVVRSIAGRDKGNFLVVLKTEETGFASVADGDLRRIEKSKRKKIKHLAKTSYVIEDISDKLTKSLKVTNAEIRRGLDRYKKDCLIGEQEVVK, from the coding sequence ATGGAAGAGGAAAATTTAAAGTTGGGTCAGGTCGTTCGCTCAATAGCAGGCAGGGATAAAGGCAACTTTTTGGTTGTTTTAAAAACCGAAGAAACGGGGTTTGCAAGCGTTGCTGATGGAGATTTGAGAAGAATTGAAAAAAGCAAAAGAAAGAAAATAAAACATCTTGCGAAAACTAGTTATGTTATTGAAGATATAAGCGATAAACTGACAAAAAGTCTTAAGGTAACAAATGCTGAAATCAGAAGAGGTTTGGACAGATATAAAAAAGATTGCCTTATTGGAGAACAGGAGGTTGTGAAATGA
- the infA gene encoding translation initiation factor IF-1, whose product MTKQDVIEVEGTVLEAMPNTMFQVELENGHKILAHISGKLRMNYIRILPGDKVIVELSPYDLTRGRIIWRGKGKKG is encoded by the coding sequence ATGACCAAGCAGGATGTTATTGAAGTCGAAGGTACGGTTCTTGAGGCTATGCCTAATACGATGTTTCAGGTTGAGCTGGAAAATGGACACAAAATCCTTGCCCACATTTCCGGTAAATTAAGGATGAACTACATCCGTATACTGCCTGGAGACAAAGTAATTGTAGAATTATCACCTTATGACTTGACTCGCGGCAGAATTATTTGGCGTGGTAAAGGAAAAAAGGGATAA
- the rpmJ gene encoding 50S ribosomal protein L36, with the protein MKVRPSVKPICEKCKIIKRKGRVMVICENPKHKQKQG; encoded by the coding sequence ATGAAAGTAAGACCATCTGTAAAACCTATTTGCGAAAAGTGCAAAATCATCAAAAGAAAAGGCAGAGTTATGGTAATCTGCGAAAACCCAAAACACAAGCAAAAGCAAGGTTAA
- the rpsM gene encoding 30S ribosomal protein S13 has protein sequence MARIAGVDLPRDKRVEVGLTYIYGIGLTSAQQILTKTGINPDTRIKDLTESEVNQLRSVIDGDFTVEGDLRREVNLNIKRLIEIGSYRGLRHRKGLPVRGQKTKTNARTRKGPKRTVSRKKK, from the coding sequence ATGGCCAGAATCGCCGGTGTTGACTTACCAAGAGATAAAAGAGTTGAAGTTGGTTTGACTTATATATATGGTATAGGACTTACCAGTGCACAACAAATATTGACCAAAACGGGTATCAATCCAGATACAAGAATCAAGGATCTTACTGAGTCAGAGGTAAACCAGCTTAGATCTGTCATCGATGGAGATTTCACTGTTGAGGGTGACTTGAGAAGAGAAGTCAACCTTAACATCAAGAGACTTATCGAGATTGGAAGCTACAGAGGGTTAAGACACAGAAAAGGTCTTCCAGTAAGAGGACAAAAGACTAAGACCAATGCTAGAACTAGAAAAGGTCCTAAGAGAACTGTAAGCAGAAAGAAAAAATAG
- the rpsK gene encoding 30S ribosomal protein S11, protein MAAKKVVRSRKKKIKKNIERGQAHIQSTFNNTIVTITDVSGNAISWASAGGLGFKGSRKSTPFAAQMAAEEAAKVAKEHGLKIIEVFVKGPGSGREAAIRSLQAAGMEITSIKDVTPIPHNGCRPPKRRRV, encoded by the coding sequence ATGGCAGCTAAAAAAGTTGTTAGAAGTAGAAAAAAGAAAATCAAAAAGAATATCGAGCGAGGACAAGCTCATATTCAGTCGACGTTCAATAATACAATCGTGACCATTACCGATGTTTCTGGAAACGCTATTTCATGGGCCAGCGCAGGCGGCTTGGGATTTAAAGGTTCTAGAAAAAGCACTCCTTTCGCAGCTCAAATGGCGGCGGAAGAAGCTGCAAAGGTAGCTAAAGAGCACGGTTTAAAGATAATTGAAGTATTCGTAAAAGGTCCTGGTTCAGGAAGGGAAGCGGCGATTAGATCATTGCAGGCTGCTGGCATGGAGATTACATCAATCAAGGATGTCACTCCAATTCCCCACAATGGATGTAGACCACCGAAAAGAAGAAGAGTATAG
- the rpsD gene encoding 30S ribosomal protein S4, with protein MARYTEASCRLCRREDMKLYLKGDKCYSNKCTMEKRAFAPGQHGQRRTKLSEYGIQLREKQKAKRIYGIMEKQFRKYFEMAAKKQGITGDNLLQLLELRLDNVVYRLGLAASRKEARQLVLHGHYSVNGKKVNIPSYQVSEGDLVQVVEKSRKSDKFKAIVESTSSKVTPKWLEADFEKLEGKVIALPARDDIDLNIEDHLIVELYSR; from the coding sequence ATGGCAAGATATACGGAAGCATCCTGCAGATTATGCAGAAGAGAAGATATGAAGCTTTACTTAAAAGGAGACAAGTGCTACAGCAACAAGTGCACTATGGAAAAAAGAGCATTTGCTCCGGGACAGCACGGACAAAGAAGAACAAAGCTTTCAGAATACGGTATTCAGCTTAGAGAAAAACAAAAGGCGAAAAGAATATACGGAATCATGGAAAAGCAGTTCAGAAAATATTTTGAAATGGCAGCTAAGAAACAAGGAATCACCGGCGATAACTTATTGCAATTGTTGGAGTTGAGACTTGACAATGTGGTATATAGGCTTGGACTTGCAGCTTCAAGAAAAGAGGCTAGACAGCTTGTATTGCACGGACATTACTCAGTAAACGGCAAGAAAGTCAATATCCCCTCTTACCAGGTAAGCGAAGGAGATTTGGTTCAGGTTGTCGAGAAAAGCAGAAAATCTGATAAGTTCAAGGCAATCGTGGAATCAACTTCCAGCAAAGTAACTCCGAAATGGTTGGAAGCAGATTTTGAAAAGCTCGAGGGTAAGGTTATTGCATTACCTGCAAGAGACGATATTGATCTTAACATTGAAGATCACTTGATCGTTGAGCTTTATTCAAGATAG
- a CDS encoding DNA-directed RNA polymerase subunit alpha, which produces MIEIEKPRIEIIELSEDNKYGKFVVEPLERGYGITLGNSLRRIMLSSLPGVAVTSVKIDGVLHEFATVPGVKEDVVEIILNLKGLASKLYCDEAKTVRIEAKGEGEVTAGDIVADADVDILNPDMHIAYLSEGAELNMEIVLEKGRGYVSAERNKSKEQPIGTIPVDSSFTTVRKVNYSVEDTRVGQVTDFDKLTIELWTDGTITPEEAISLSAKILNEHLRLFIDLTDHVSTVEIMVEKEENKKEKMLEMSIEELELSVRSSNCLRRANINTVEELTQKSEEDMMKVRNLGKKSLNEIKYKLGEIGLGLRQSDE; this is translated from the coding sequence ATGATAGAAATAGAGAAACCGAGAATTGAGATCATAGAGCTGTCTGAGGACAACAAATACGGCAAATTTGTCGTAGAACCCCTAGAGAGGGGCTACGGAATAACACTGGGGAATTCTTTAAGAAGAATCATGCTTTCTTCTTTGCCGGGAGTTGCAGTAACCAGCGTTAAAATCGACGGCGTCCTCCATGAGTTCGCCACTGTTCCTGGTGTCAAGGAAGATGTGGTGGAAATCATACTTAACCTTAAGGGTCTCGCATCTAAGCTTTACTGCGACGAGGCAAAGACAGTCAGAATCGAGGCTAAAGGCGAAGGCGAGGTTACAGCAGGAGATATTGTTGCTGATGCGGATGTAGATATTTTAAATCCGGACATGCACATAGCATACTTGAGCGAAGGCGCTGAGCTGAACATGGAAATCGTCCTTGAAAAAGGGCGAGGATATGTTTCTGCGGAGAGGAACAAATCAAAAGAACAACCTATCGGAACTATTCCAGTGGATTCTTCTTTTACTACCGTAAGGAAAGTAAACTATTCAGTTGAAGATACCCGTGTAGGTCAAGTCACTGATTTCGATAAATTGACCATTGAGCTTTGGACCGATGGTACGATTACTCCTGAAGAGGCCATATCCCTATCAGCAAAAATACTTAACGAGCATTTGAGACTTTTCATAGATCTTACAGACCATGTAAGCACTGTTGAAATTATGGTTGAAAAGGAAGAAAACAAAAAGGAAAAAATGCTTGAGATGTCCATAGAAGAGTTGGAACTGTCTGTCAGATCCAGCAATTGTCTAAGAAGGGCAAACATAAATACTGTTGAAGAGCTGACACAAAAATCAGAGGAAGACATGATGAAAGTCAGAAACCTCGGTAAAAAATCGTTAAATGAAATAAAGTACAAGCTAGGCGAGATTGGCCTTGGCTTGAGACAAAGCGACGAGTAA
- the rplQ gene encoding 50S ribosomal protein L17, translating to MAGYRKLGRPTDQRKAMLRNLVTALLDNGKLETTITRAKETGKIAEKMITLGKRGDLHARRQALAYINSEAVVAKLFDEIAPKYKERNGGYTRIYKLGQRRGDAAEAALIELV from the coding sequence ATGGCTGGTTATAGAAAACTGGGACGTCCCACAGATCAGAGAAAAGCGATGCTAAGAAATCTGGTTACCGCCCTACTGGATAACGGGAAACTTGAAACTACAATTACCAGAGCTAAGGAAACCGGAAAGATTGCTGAGAAAATGATCACACTGGGCAAAAGAGGAGATCTTCATGCAAGAAGACAAGCTTTGGCTTATATCAACAGCGAAGCGGTTGTAGCGAAGCTTTTTGATGAAATCGCACCGAAGTACAAGGAAAGAAACGGTGGGTACACTAGAATATACAAACTTGGACAAAGAAGAGGAGACGCTGCTGAAGCGGCTTTGATCGAATTGGTATAA
- a CDS encoding energy-coupling factor transporter ATPase has translation MEKMIEFKNVGYIYEKHEGEGTMAIEDVSFSVKEGEFIGIIGHNGSGKSTLSKLINGILFPTSGEVWVAGINTNDHSRIWDIRQSAGMVFQNPDNQLVATMVEEEVAFGPENLGVDPKEIRKRVDEALKTVEMGAYKNKKPHQLSGGQKQRIAIAGILAMKPKCIILDEPTAMLDPSGRKEVIDTIKRLNKDENITILHITHYMDEVVDADRIIVMDEGKIAMEGTPREVLCQVEKLKELSLDVPQITELAYSLRDENMSMGWGVLTVEEMVNLLWQ, from the coding sequence ATGGAAAAAATGATTGAATTTAAAAATGTTGGTTATATTTATGAAAAACACGAAGGCGAAGGCACGATGGCCATTGAGGATGTGAGTTTTTCCGTAAAAGAGGGTGAATTTATCGGAATCATAGGACACAATGGTTCGGGTAAATCCACTCTTTCAAAACTGATCAATGGCATTTTGTTTCCAACATCTGGAGAAGTTTGGGTAGCGGGGATAAATACAAATGATCATAGCCGTATATGGGATATAAGGCAGAGTGCAGGGATGGTCTTTCAAAATCCGGACAACCAGCTAGTCGCTACAATGGTTGAAGAGGAAGTAGCTTTTGGTCCGGAGAATCTTGGAGTGGACCCAAAGGAAATACGCAAAAGAGTCGATGAAGCATTAAAAACGGTGGAAATGGGAGCTTACAAAAACAAAAAGCCCCATCAGCTTTCAGGAGGGCAGAAACAGCGTATTGCCATTGCCGGAATACTGGCCATGAAGCCAAAATGCATAATATTGGATGAGCCTACGGCAATGCTCGATCCTTCTGGAAGAAAAGAAGTCATAGACACGATAAAAAGACTTAACAAAGATGAAAACATAACGATACTCCATATAACCCACTACATGGATGAAGTAGTCGATGCCGACAGGATAATAGTCATGGACGAAGGTAAAATAGCCATGGAAGGGACTCCCAGAGAGGTTTTGTGCCAAGTGGAAAAACTTAAAGAATTGAGCCTGGACGTTCCTCAGATAACTGAACTGGCATATAGCCTTAGGGATGAAAACATGTCAATGGGATGGGGAGTGCTGACTGTGGAAGAGATGGTGAATCTGTTATGGCAATAG
- a CDS encoding energy-coupling factor transporter ATPase: MAIEIKDLSHIYSQGSPFESIALSQINAVIEKGSFIGLIGHTGSGKSTFIQHLNVLLKPTSGQIIIDGVDINDKSTNSKSVRQKVGLVFQYPEHQLFEESVEKDVAFGPENLKLDEKEIKARVKEAIITVGLDYESIRKKSPFELSGGQMRRVAIAGVLAMKPEILILDEPTAGLDPKGREDILNVIKELHDREHITVILVSHSMEDIAKHVEKIMVMCDGKIKIFDTPENVFSQVELLEKIGLAVPQVTYLMRKLNEMDPLVNPNVYTVQQAREEIIRMMRRRKDA; encoded by the coding sequence ATGGCAATAGAAATAAAAGATTTATCACATATATATTCTCAAGGATCTCCCTTTGAATCAATTGCATTGAGTCAGATAAATGCCGTCATTGAGAAAGGTAGCTTTATTGGATTGATTGGCCATACGGGCTCAGGGAAGTCTACCTTTATTCAGCACCTCAATGTTTTATTAAAACCGACCTCAGGGCAGATTATTATCGATGGAGTTGATATAAACGACAAGTCTACTAATTCGAAATCGGTAAGGCAAAAGGTTGGATTGGTATTTCAGTATCCGGAGCATCAGCTTTTTGAGGAGAGCGTTGAAAAGGACGTTGCTTTTGGTCCGGAGAATCTCAAGTTGGATGAGAAGGAAATAAAGGCAAGGGTGAAAGAGGCCATTATCACAGTAGGACTCGATTATGAGAGCATAAGAAAAAAATCGCCATTTGAACTAAGTGGCGGCCAAATGCGGCGGGTAGCTATCGCCGGGGTCCTCGCGATGAAACCTGAGATACTTATTCTAGACGAACCCACTGCCGGACTTGACCCAAAAGGCAGGGAGGATATTTTAAATGTTATAAAAGAGCTCCATGACAGGGAACATATAACGGTAATCCTTGTGTCCCACAGCATGGAGGACATAGCCAAACATGTCGAAAAGATAATGGTAATGTGCGATGGGAAGATAAAGATTTTTGATACTCCGGAGAATGTTTTTTCCCAAGTTGAGCTTTTGGAGAAAATAGGTCTTGCGGTACCACAGGTCACGTACTTGATGAGAAAATTAAATGAAATGGACCCGTTGGTAAACCCAAATGTCTATACAGTACAACAGGCGAGAGAAGAAATTATAAGGATGATGAGGAGAAGAAAAGATGCTTAA
- a CDS encoding energy-coupling factor transporter transmembrane component T family protein → MLKDVTIGQYYPTNSFIHKLDPRTKIHFTFLYIIALFTINNFYGYVAALALLLGITFASKIPVGYILRGIKGLVFIILITVMINLFMTPGTPRVELWRLTITEEGIEIAAFMALRLIFLVTGTSIMTLTTSPIALTDGIEYSLKGVPVVKKYSHELAMMMTIALRFIPTLMEETDRIMKAQKARGADLENGNLVQRAKNLIPILVPLFVSAFRRADELAIAMEARCYRGGHNRTRLNELKYQKRDLFAYGATLGIMAIIFATRWI, encoded by the coding sequence ATGCTTAAGGACGTAACCATAGGTCAGTATTATCCTACGAATTCGTTCATCCACAAACTTGACCCAAGAACAAAGATACACTTTACATTTTTGTATATAATCGCTCTATTTACCATCAACAACTTTTACGGCTATGTGGCGGCACTTGCATTGCTTTTGGGAATCACATTCGCTTCGAAAATTCCTGTAGGTTACATCCTAAGAGGAATAAAAGGACTGGTGTTCATAATACTGATAACGGTCATGATCAATCTGTTCATGACTCCAGGGACACCAAGGGTGGAGCTTTGGCGGCTGACAATAACAGAAGAGGGAATTGAGATTGCAGCTTTCATGGCATTGAGGCTAATATTCCTAGTAACTGGAACCTCGATAATGACTCTCACCACATCACCTATAGCCTTGACAGATGGGATAGAATATTCTCTAAAGGGCGTGCCTGTAGTAAAAAAATACTCCCACGAGCTTGCGATGATGATGACCATTGCTTTGAGGTTTATACCAACTTTGATGGAGGAGACCGACAGGATAATGAAAGCCCAAAAGGCACGTGGAGCAGACTTGGAAAACGGCAATTTAGTTCAGCGTGCAAAGAATTTGATACCGATTCTGGTGCCTCTTTTTGTGAGCGCCTTTAGGAGAGCTGACGAACTAGCAATAGCCATGGAAGCTAGGTGTTACAGAGGGGGACACAATAGAACAAGGCTTAATGAGCTGAAATATCAAAAGCGGGATTTATTCGCCTATGGAGCTACATTGGGCATTATGGCCATAATTTTTGCTACGAGATGGATTTAG
- the truA gene encoding tRNA pseudouridine(38-40) synthase TruA, with protein sequence MRNIQILIEYDGTDYCGWQKQVNGISVQEKILNSLGKVMRDTQKITGSGRTDAGVHAWEQSANFYTESKIPIDRVPLALNTHLPPDIRVIGAAERPEEFHSRYHAVGKIYEYKVLTGQFPSALNRNRYWHVKDSLDMGEIEKAMAFFKGTHDFTAFSSAKSKVEDKVRTVNRLETEIVGRELIFQIEGDGFLYNMVRIIIGTLIEVGRGKLKAEVIPKILVAKNRSLAGPTAPPQGLYLKKVLY encoded by the coding sequence ATGAGAAACATACAGATACTCATTGAATACGATGGGACAGACTATTGCGGATGGCAGAAGCAAGTAAATGGCATAAGCGTGCAGGAAAAGATATTGAATTCATTAGGGAAAGTGATGAGGGACACTCAGAAAATAACAGGTTCAGGGAGGACTGATGCAGGGGTACATGCATGGGAACAATCGGCTAACTTTTATACTGAGAGCAAAATCCCTATAGATAGGGTTCCGTTGGCCCTTAATACCCATCTCCCGCCAGACATTAGGGTAATAGGAGCTGCCGAGAGACCTGAGGAGTTTCACAGCAGGTATCACGCCGTAGGCAAGATATATGAATACAAAGTATTGACGGGTCAATTTCCAAGCGCCTTGAATAGAAACAGGTACTGGCATGTCAAAGATTCATTAGATATGGGAGAAATAGAAAAGGCAATGGCTTTTTTTAAGGGGACCCACGATTTCACGGCCTTTTCTTCAGCAAAGAGCAAAGTTGAGGACAAGGTAAGAACAGTAAACCGATTAGAGACTGAAATTGTTGGCCGGGAACTGATATTCCAAATTGAAGGAGACGGGTTTTTATACAATATGGTCAGGATAATAATTGGGACATTAATCGAAGTGGGAAGAGGTAAGCTAAAGGCTGAGGTCATTCCAAAAATCCTTGTTGCCAAAAACAGATCTTTGGCTGGTCCTACCGCTCCCCCTCAAGGTCTGTATCTGAAAAAAGTTTTATATTAA
- the rplM gene encoding 50S ribosomal protein L13 has product MNARSTVMAKSGEVERKWFVVDADGKTLGRLASEVAKILRGKNKPIYTPHVDTGDFVIVINAEKIVLTGKKLDQKMYRRHSGYIGGMKEMSYRKLLAEKPEFVIEKAVKGMLPHNILGRQMFKKLKVYKGSEHPHAAQKPEVLELNV; this is encoded by the coding sequence ATGAACGCAAGATCTACAGTTATGGCCAAAAGCGGCGAAGTAGAAAGAAAATGGTTCGTTGTTGACGCTGACGGCAAGACATTGGGACGATTAGCCAGCGAAGTTGCGAAAATTCTTCGCGGTAAAAATAAACCTATCTATACACCACACGTTGATACAGGAGACTTTGTTATTGTAATCAACGCTGAGAAAATCGTACTTACAGGAAAGAAATTGGACCAAAAGATGTACAGAAGACACAGCGGCTACATAGGCGGCATGAAAGAGATGTCTTACAGAAAACTTTTGGCAGAAAAACCTGAATTTGTTATTGAGAAAGCTGTAAAAGGAATGCTTCCTCACAATATTCTGGGAAGACAAATGTTCAAAAAACTTAAGGTATACAAAGGCAGCGAGCATCCGCACGCGGCACAGAAGCCGGAAGTTTTGGAACTGAACGTTTAG
- the rpsI gene encoding 30S ribosomal protein S9: MSKIQYLGTGRRKKSVARVRLLPGNGKFTVNKKDLNDYFGMETLKVIAKQPLTLTDSNDKFDIVVNVHGGGFTGQAGAIRHGIARALIKADENMRGDLKKAGFLTRDSRMKERKKYGLKKARKASQFSKR, translated from the coding sequence ATGTCAAAGATACAATACCTAGGAACTGGAAGAAGAAAAAAATCTGTCGCCAGAGTTAGACTTTTGCCTGGAAACGGTAAGTTTACTGTAAATAAAAAAGACTTAAACGACTACTTTGGAATGGAAACCTTGAAGGTTATTGCAAAACAGCCGTTGACTCTAACCGATTCTAACGACAAATTTGATATTGTAGTAAATGTTCACGGTGGAGGATTCACAGGACAAGCAGGAGCAATCAGACATGGAATCGCAAGAGCGCTTATCAAAGCAGATGAAAACATGAGAGGCGACTTGAAAAAAGCCGGATTCTTGACAAGAGACTCAAGAATGAAGGAAAGAAAGAAATACGGTCTTAAAAAGGCAAGAAAAGCATCTCAATTCTCAAAGAGATAA